The DNA region ATTATGACCAAAAACAACTCCATACTCATCAAAGGCGCACGCGTCAACAACCTGAAAAATATAGACGTAGAAATACCCCGGAACAAACTTGTCGTCATCACCGGGTTGTCCGGTTCGGGTAAATCCTCCCTGGCATTCGACACACTTTATGCTGAGGGACAACGTCGTTATGTAGAAAGCCTGAGCAGTTATGCCCGCCAGTTCCTGGGACGTATGAGCAAGCCTGAATGTGACTTTATCAAAGGGATTCCGCCGGCCATTGCCATAGAACAGAAAGTGAGCAGCCGCAATCCACGTTCCACTGTCGGCACCTCTACCGAAATATACGAATACCTACGATTATTGTATGCCCGCATCGGACGGACATTCAGTCCCATTAGCGGAGAAGAAGTAAAAAAACATTCCACAGAGGATATCGTAAACTGTATGTTAGGTTATCCGGAAGGAACAAAATACACAGTGCTCGCTCCGATATTGGTACGTGAAGACCGTACCATGAAACAACAACTGGACATTGATATGAAGCAAGGATTCAATCGTCTGGAAGTAAACGGAGAGATGATACGCATTGATGAATACGAACCCAAGAAAGGAGATACCGTTTTCTTATTGATAGACCGCATGGTAGCATCCAAAGAAAAAGATGCGGTCAGCCGACTGACGGACTCTGCCGAAACGGCGATGTACGAAGGCGACGGTGCCTGTCTGCTCCGGTTCTATCAGCCTGACGGAACAACCAGCCTGTATCGCTTCAGCACCAAATTCGAAGCAGACGGCATTGCTTTTGAAGAGCCGAGCGACCAGATGTTTTCCTTCAACTCCCCCATCGGTGCCTGCCCTGAGTGCGAAGGTTTCGGTAAAGTAATCGGTATTGATGAACATCTGGTGGTTCCCAACCGTTCGCTGTCCGTTTACGACGGCGCCGTGGTGTGCTGGCGCGGTGAAGTGATGGGTGAATGGAAAGATATGGTGATACGAGGTGCCGAAAGAGCGGGATTCCCTATCTTTACACCTTACTATGAGTTGACGGACGCACAACGTCGGATGCTATGGGAAGGCACTCCTTACTTCCAGGGTATCAACGCCTTCTTTAAGATGGTGCAGGAAAATCAGTACAAGATACAATATCGCGTGATGTTGGCACGCTATCGTGGCAAAACACTTTGCCCGAAGTGCCATGGTACCCGCTTAAAACCCGAAGCCGGCTATGTACGAGTAGGAGGACGAAATATTTCCCAACTCGTAGATCTGCCGATTACGGAGTTGAAAACCTTCTTCGACGACCTGCAACTGGATAAGCATGATAAGGATGTTGCTACCCGTATCCTCACGGAAATCAACAGCCGTATCCGCTTCCTTCTCGATGTCGGATTGGGATATCTGACACTGAATCGTCTCAGCAACTCGCTTTCGGGTGGTGAGAGCCAACGTATTAATCTAGCCACTTCACTAGGCAGCAGCCTGGTAGGTTCACTCTACATTCTTGACGAACCCAGTATCGGACTACACAGTCGCGATACCGACAAGTTGATACACGTATTGCGTCAATTGCAACAACTGGGTAACACGGTTGTCATCGTGGAACATGACGAAGAAATCATCCGTGCAGCGGATTATATCATAGATATCGGTCCCAAAGCCGGCCGCCTGGGCGGACAAGTGGTCTATCAGGGAGATATGAAAGATTTGCAGCCGAACAGCGACAGCTACACCGTCCGGTATCTACTAGGAGAAGAAGAAATTCCTGTCCCGGAACATCGCCGCCCATGGAATAACTACATAGAACTGACCGGGGCACGCGAAAATAACCTGAAAGGAGTAAACGTCCGCTTTCCTCTGAATGTAATGACTGTAGTGACCGGCGTCAGCGGTTCGGGAAAGAGTACGCTGGTACGCGACATCTTCTTCCGTGCCCTGAAGCGCGAACTGGATGAGTGCAGCGAACGTCCGGGTGAATTTGCTTCTATCCGTGGTGACCTGCAAAACCTGCGAAATGTAGAATTTGTAGATCAGAACCCTATCGGCAAATCCAGTCGTTCAAATCCTGTTACTTATATCAAGGCTTACGACGAAATCCGCAAGCTATGGGCGGAACAACCACTTGCCAAACAAATGGGATACACTGCCGGCTATTTTTCGTTCAACAGTGAGGGCGGACGTTGCGAAGAATGTAAAGGTGACGGAACCATCACAGTAGAAATGCAATTCATGGCCGACCTGGTACTGGAATGCGAAACCTGTCACGGGAAACGCTTTAAAGCTGATACATTGGAGGTTAAATTCCATGACGCTAACATCTACGATGTACTGGAAATGACCGTGAACCAAGCTATAGAGTTCTTCACCAAGCACGGACAGAAGAAGATAGTAAAAAAACTCGCTCCACTACAAGATGTAGGATTAGGCTACATCAAACTGGGACAGTCTTCCTCTACCCTTTCAGGTGGTGAAAACCAACGCGTGAAGCTGGCTTATTACCTCAGTCAGGAAAAGGCTGACCCTACCCTGTTCATCTTCGACGAACCGACTACAGGACTGCATTTCCATGATATTCGCAAATTACTAGAGGCTTTTGATGCCTTGATATTACGGGGACATTCCATCGTAATCATCGAGCACAACATGGACGTTATCAAGTGTGCCGACTATGTGATAGACCTCGGACCGGAAGGTGGCGACAAAGGTGGAAATCTGGTAGCGGCAGGTACACCGGAAGAAGTGGCAAAATGTGCGGCAAGTTATACAGGACAATTCCTGCAAGAAAAACTGCACATGAAATAATTGAATTTATAATAATCTGCAAAACGGAAAAATCTTAACCCGCTTAATTCATAATAGGAGTTAAAGAAGTTATCACTTCGTTAGGAGTTAAAGGAGTTAGAGCCGATAGTGCTTTTTACGGATGTCAATAGTATTGGCTCTAACTCCTGCGTATGAGTTATGTAAGTTAGAAGTAGAAACCGAAACCAACCTTCAGACCAAATACCGAACGGTCACCGTTTACGTTCCAGTACACAGCCGGCTCAAGTGTCACCGTCCTCGACAGGAAGAAAGCGTAACCCGCTTCAGCACCGAAAGAAAACTTGGTATCATCGCTTGTCCCCCAATCCCAACGGTCTACGTTGACATCAGCGCCCAGATATAGACCAATCTTACTGAAATAGTAACGACCGCCTACACCGAGGGTATAAACATCCGTATCACCTCCTTTTTCATTCCATTTGGCTCCTGCATGTATCAGTAACGCCACATTATCCAGCAGAAACGCACCACCTTTGGCTTCAATGCCAAATGAAGTCTTGTCTGTCTCTGTATTATGCGACAAACCTAAGCCGGAAATCGACGGATTCAAGATCCACTTTCCTTTTTCAAATTGTGCCTGGGCAGCCACTGTGGCCACAAGCAGACAAACGAGTAATGCTAATTTTTTCATTGTTACTTATTAGTTTTTGGTGTTATTGTACTTCTCATCTTCCTCTTTACGTTTTCGCTGCAAGTCTTCTTTCTTACGCAACACCAACCAGAGGATAAACACAATGATATAGGATGCTGCAACAGTGACGTATTTTTCCGTATCACTGATAACAGTGTTGCGCGGCAGGAAATAAGCTGCCGTAGCACTCACATAGATAAGCAGAGCGATCGTGATGCTTGTAGATTTTTTAAATCTCTTCATTACCAAAGTTTTTTAGTCGTTTTAAAATACCAGATACTAAACCAGAGCGCAGCTACCACAGCCGCCAGGATGGCAACGCCGAGAGCTGCCTGAGGTCCTAAGCCAAAGCCTTCGGGGGCTATGCAGATGTATGTTGTACAAACAGTTGTCATAAATACAGCCGGAACATAAGTTACATAAAAGTAATGCCCTTTCTTTTCACGCACCAGATAGACGGTAATCGCCCAAAGCGTAAAGACGGAAAGCGTCTGATTGGTCCATGCAAAGTAACGCCAAATCATGTCAAAGCCCTCTTTGTCGCTCAAACTGTAGAGCAACAAACCAATAGCAGCGAGAAACATAGGAATACATATATACAAACGACGACGCATGGATTTTTGTTCCATTCCGAGGAAGTCTGCCACAATAAGTCGGGCAGAGCGGAAAGCGGTATCACCACTCGTGATAGGCGCGGCAATCACACCTAATATAGCAAGGAATCCTCCCGCAGTACCGAGCCAATCTTTGGTGATAGCATCCACTACTACGGCAGCATTCGTCTCCCCCATTCCGTTTTCATGAAAGAAATAGGTGGCAGCTGCAGCCCAAATCAGGGCAACAATACCTTCGGTAATCATAGCACCATAGAACACAGGGCAACCGTGACGTTCACTCGTCATACAACGGGCCATCAACGGACTTTGCGTAGCATGAAAACCACTGATAGCACCACAGGCTATGCTGACAAACATAATCGGGAAAATGGGCAGTTCAGCGGCATTAGGATTCGTATTCTGTAATCCGTCCCAGAATTCCGGCAAGACAGGATGCTTCACATAAAGCATCACCAGTATACCCACCGCCATAAATAGCAATGCAATAGCAAAAAGCGGATATATCTTACCTATAATTTTATCAACCGGCAACAAAGTGGCAAAAATATAATAGATAAATACCACTATTATCCAGAATGTAACATCCAATGATTCCGGTGTCAGTTTTGCCAACAATCCGGCAGGGCCAGCCACAAAGACAGCTCCTACCAATATCATCAAAAGAACGGTAAAGCCACGCATCACCTGCTTGGTAGTTACTCCCAGATAGCGACCGATGATCTCCGGCAAACTTTCACCGCCATTACGCAGAGAGAGCATACCTGCCAGGTAATCATGTACGGCTCCGGCAAAGATACTGCCGAACACAATCCACAAATAAGATGATACACCAAATTTAGCCCCCATAATAGCACCGAAGATAGGACCCAAACCGGCAATATTAAGAAATTGTATCATAAAAATCTTCCAGGTGGGCAAAGGGATATAATCCACCCCATCGGTCTTAGTCAAAGCAGGCGTCTTACGATCATCAGGACCGAAAATATGTTCGATGAAACGCCCGTAAAGAAAATAACCTGCTATTAATGCCAGCAGACAAAGCGTAAATGTAATCATGGTGCGTTATTCATTATTTTTAATGGACGCAAATGTAATAGTTTCTAAGGAAACTGCACAACATTCTCAAGTGTTTTACTTATCTTCGCCGCTAAAAATGACAGAAATAAAGAAAGAAAAGAGAATTTGTTTAGAATAAGTATTAGGTATTACAATAAAATCTCTATCAACATGAAACAGTTACTTCTCACTATATTATTTATCACATTCGTTCTGCCCCTTACCGCGCAACCCACCGGTGAGATGGTTACCCATCCTCCAAAATACGAAGTGCGCGCTGCCTGGGTCACCGCCGTCTATGGTTTGGACTGGCCCCGTACCCGTGCCACCAGTCCCGAAGGCATCCGAAAACAAAAGGCAGAACTAGTCGAAATACTTGACCGACTGAAAGATGCTAACTTCAACACTGTGCTCTTCCAAACGCGAACGCGCGGTGACGTACTCTACCGCTCAAAGATAGAACCGTTCAATTCCATCCTGACCGGGAAAACAGCTGTTGATCCGGGATACGATCCACTGGCTTTCGCCATAGAAGAGTGTCATAAGCGTGGTATGGAGTGCCATGCTTGGATGGTAGCCATTCCGTTAGGCAATCGCAAGCATGTTGCCAATCTGGGCAATGCTTCCGTAACCAAACAGAAATCCGCTATTTGTGTGCCTTATAAGCGTGAATACTTCCTCAATCCCGGAAATCCGCAAACCAAAGAATACCTGATGAGCCTTGTACGCGAAGTCGTAGAAAAATATGACGTAGATGGCGTTCACTTCGATTATCTGCGTTATCCGGAGAATGCTCCCCGATTCCCTGACACCTATGATTTCCGGAAATACGGCAAAGGACGCGACCTCGCCCAATGGCGCAGGGATAATATTACGGAAATCGTCCGCCATCTCTACAAAGGTGTGAAAGCCCTGAAACCCTGGGTAAAGGTAAGTACCTGCCCCGTAGGAAAATATCGCGATACTTCCCGTTACCCTTCCCGCGGGTGGAATGCTTTTCATACTGTCTACCAGGATGCGCAAGGCTGGCTGGGTGAAGGCATACAGGATCAGATATATCCCATGCTTTACTTCCGGGGTAACCATTTCTATCCTTTTGCCCTCGACTGGCAGGAACAAAGTAATGGTCGCCAGATCATTCCCGGACTGGGTATCTATTTTCTCGATCCCAGTGAAGGAAACTGGACACTGGATGAAGTGGAGCGTCAGATGCACTTCATCCGTACCCACAAACTGGCAGGTCAGGCCCATTATCGCGTGAAATATCTGATGGACAACACACAAGGGTTGTATGATGTATTGGAAGAGAACTTTTATACCGCTCCTGCCCTGCAACCTGCCATGCCCTGGATAGACAACGTACCACCGACAGCCCCTACCGGCCTTACCGTCACCCAGCTGCCGGACGGATACATCCACCTCAGTTGGATGCCTGCCACGGACAATGACAAACACAACGTACCGACCTACGTCATTTACGGCTCGGACACTTACCCGGTGGATACCTCCAATCCGGAAAACATCATTGCCCAGCGAGTACAGGGAACGGAATACACGTATGCTCCCATCCGCTTCTGGACGGCAAAGAGGTATTTTGCCGTCACTGCCGTGGACCGTTGCGGCAATGAAAGCGAAGCGTGCAGATAACTCTCCCGGATGCCACACTTCAACACCCCCAATGCCACACCTGAACGGGGGAAATGCCACACTTGAACAGGTGCAAAGTGTGGCGTCGGAGACGTCGAGATGTGGCATTTCACCTGCTAAGGTACGGCATTGAGGGCGATGAAGCGTGGCATCCAACCAACGAAGCCCCGCAACCGGACAATAAAGTTCAGTATTAGAAAAATCAACATCAGCAGCACTTTTTTCTTTTTCTGCTGTTGTTGTTATTATATCTTTTATATTCTCTTCATTAGTTGTATTGGTATTTTCGTCAACAATACTATTATCCAATACTTTAGCTGAATTTTCAGCGCTTTTCTCCTCCTTTTCCTTCGACGTTTTTTGCTGTTTTTCGTCATTTTTTGACTCAAAAATCGACGATTCCGATGCACTTTTGAACGTTTTTGATTTTTTTTCCCGAACCGTTTTCTCCGGTTTTTCATCTTCATTCCCATCTGTTGCCTTCCATACCTGAACCCGTTGACCTATCGGATTCAGTTCGGCGGGCATGAAAGAACCGTCTTCTTCAAAATCGAAAAGTCCGTAACAAAAGATGATCTTTTTGACATAGGCAAAAGAAATTTTATAGAGTTTACAGAAAGGGCGCAGATATTTCATATCGCCGCATGAGTCGGGCAGCATAGCCAGTTTCTCAATGACAAACCAATAAGCCCCTGTTCCCTTGAGCTTTTCCTTCTCCAGCAGATATTCCATCCTGGGGTCGCACATCGCCATCAAGGGATGTTGCAAATAAAAATTCCTTTTCATCTTTTCTTTATGTTTTAGTTTAAAGCCATAAAGATAAGAATAGCATGTGAGACAGTCGGAGGTTCCGTGAGGTTATGTGAGGTTTCGTGAGGTTAAATGAGGTTCCGTAAGGTTAACACACCTCCACCCGCACGTAAGCCCGATATCTGCTTTGAGGAGTAACCGGTACCAAGGACAAATAGCCGGAAACAATCCTTCCATCCTCCACTACCAATGGATAATCCCTCATGTCCTGTTCATGTTGCGCCCGCAAAGCTTCGGCAGAAGGGAAATTGTCGACATTAAAGATTCCTTTGCTACCGGGAGCGACGAAATTATCATAAAGCTGACGGGCAACCATCCCCATAGTCATGCGCACATTAACTTCAACATGTGGATAAATGGCGTATGGATATCCTCTCTGATCCGGACAGATCATCATATCTATCCCCATAGGACCAGAATAATACCTGCCATAAATTCCTTCTATAACTTTCTGCAAATACTCACGAATGCCCACAAATGCTTCCAAAGGGATATACCGTAGAATCCACTGTTCCACTTCCTCATTAGAAACCAACATATTACCACGATAAACACCTTTCTCATCCGTAATAAAATGCGAGTAGCCGCTAAACAGTACCTTCCCCCTGCCATTGGAGTAGAATTCCATGGCAAAATCTCCCTCCTTTTTATATATAGGTTCCAGTACAAGAGCTCCGTATTTCGCTAATTCCCGACGACACCAATCAGCCGTAGATTTCGCCAGCCCGCGGCGACACCAACGTAACCCCTTTCCGCTGCCCGACCACACGGACTTGAACAAGTAGCCGTCCTTAAAATCATCGACTATATCCGGAACGCGGAATTCCTTGCCCTCCCCTGATATCAGAAAATGGCGTCCACAAGCACATTTGAGGGTTTTATTCAGTTCAAACGTCAGAGCAAGAGCCATCGCATACGCACGGGAAGAGAGCATACGACACTCGCGCAACTCTGCTTCCGTAGGAAGTTTATGTTCGGCAATACCGGCTTTCTGCATACGCTTGCGGAAAGCGCGGTTCCATCCCCAAGGTACAATTTGGGATTCCGCATAATCGGGTAATTCCGGTTCAGTGACCAATTGCACGGAAAGAGGAAACAATTGTTTCATTTTCTGCAAATAATCTGCATTATAAGCTGATGGGGCAAGTACTGCACTACCGGGCTGAACATACCAAACAGGTAATAAGGCGAGATCCTGAGCCATTCGGCGGGCAGATGCAGGAGCTATATAATTCTCTTCATTACTAGCAAGTGCCATGTCCGTGTCTGGGTTAAATACATAGAGTTTCATAACTATTACAGTTCTTTATTTATTAAGGCCACAAAATTACAGAGAAAAACAAGGCAAAGCAAATATATAAACTTCACTAACAAAAAAGATATTTTGCCATCTCTACTTTGCAATTCTACAAAAAAGACGTATATTTGTCGCCCGATAAACCGAATTTAACAGCATGGAAGCATTCTACCGCACACACGCCTATCTTGTTGAGCATACCAATGCCCCCGTTCGCCGTGACCTCATGGATGAGATCAACTGGAACGACCGTCTTATCGGTATTAAAGGAACGCGTGGTGTAGGCAAAACCACGTTTCTGTTGCAATACGCCAAAGAGAAATTCGGAACCGACCGTTCCTGCCTCTTCATTAATATGAACAATTTCTACTTTTCCAATTTCAGCATCGTTGATTTCGCATACGAATTTCAACGCCGCGGTGGAAAAGTATTGCTGATAGACCAGGTATTCAAACATCCGGACTGGAGCAGAGAACTGAGAATGTGTTACGACCGTTTTCCAAACCTCAAAATCGTGTTCACCGGTTCGTCCGTAATGCGACTGAAAGAGGAAAACTTGGAACTGCGTGATATAGTGAAGAGTTATAACCTGCGTGGTTTCTCCTTCCGTGAGTATCTGAACCTGCAAACAGGCATGAAGTTCCGGGCTTATACACTGGAAGAGATTCTGAGTAACCACGAACAGATTGCCAAAGGCATTCTTTCGAAGGTACGCCCACTGGATTACTTGCAGGACTACCTGCACCACGGTTTCTATCCGTTCTTCCTGGAGAAACGCAATTTCTCGGAGAATCTGCTGAAAACCATGAATATGATGGTAGAAGTGGATATCCTGCTTATCAAACAGATTGAACTGAAATATCTTTCAAAAATCAAGAAATTGCTTTATATGCTGGCAGTAGATGGTCCGAAAGCACCAAATGTAAGCCAGTTGGCAAACGATATACAGACATCCCGTGCCACGGTGATGAACTACATCAAATATCTGGCAGACGCACGCCTTATCAATATGGTATATCCGAAGGGAGAAGAATTCCCCAAGAAACCATCGAAGATTATGATGCACAACTCTAACCTGATGTACTCCATCTATCCCGTGAAAGTAGAAGAGCTGGATGTGCTGGACACTTTCTTCGCAAATTCCTTGTGGAAAGATCACAAGGTGAACAAAGGCGACAAGAATATGTCGTTCCTGGTGGACGATGTGATGCCTTTCAAGATTTGTCCGGAAGGAATGAAGATTAAGAACAATCCCGGCGTCACCTACGCCCTGCACAAAGCGGAAATAGGAAGAGGGAATCAGATTCCACTCTGGATGTTCGGCTTTTTATATTGAGATTTATTCACTTAATAATAATTCAATTTAGTTATGACTAAACAGAAGAAATTCATTACTTGTGATGGTAACCAGGCTGCTGCGCATATCTCGTATATGTTCTCTGAAGTAGCTGCTATCTATCCCATCACTCCCTCTTCTACGATGGCTGAGTACGTAGACGAATGGGCTGCCGCAGGACGCAAAAACATCTTCGGCGAAACAGTATTGGTACAGGAAATGCAATCGGAAGCCGGTGCTGCCGGAGCCGTTCACGGTTCATTGCAAGCCGGTGCGTTGACAACTACTTACACTGCATCTCAAGGTCTGTTGCTGATGATCCCGAATATGTACAAGATTGCCGGTGAATTCCTGCCTTGCGTATTCCACGTATCAGCCCGTACACTGGCTTCTCATGCTCTGTGTATCTTCGGTGACCACCAGGACGTTATGTCAACCCGTATGACTGGTTTCGCTATGTTGGCAGAAGGTTCTGTACAGGAAGTTATGGATCTCGCCGGTGTTGCTCACTTGTCAACTATCAAAGCTCGTGTACCATTCGTTAACTTCTTCGATGGTTTCCGTACTTCTCACGAAATCCAGAAGATCGAGATGTTGGAAAACGATGATCTCGCTCCGCTGATCGACCAGAAAGCTTTGGCAGAATTCCGTGCCCGCGCATTGAATCCGACGAATCCGGTTGCCCGTGGTATGGCTGAAAATCCCGATCACTTCTTCCAGCACCGTGAATCATGCAACAACTACTACGAAGCAGTTCCTGCTATTGTAGAAGAATACATGAATGAAATTTCTAAAATCACAGGACGTAAATATGGCTTGTTCGATTACTATGGTGCTGAAGACGCAGAACGCGTAATTATCGCTATGGGTTCTGTAACCGAAGCTGCCCGCGAAGCTATCGACCACCTGATGGCTAATGGCGAAAAGGTAGGTATGGTTGCTGTACACTTGTATCGTCCGTTCTCTGCTAAGCACTTCCTGGCTGCTGTGCCTAAGACTGCTAAGACTATTGCAGTTCTTGACCGTACGAAGGAACCGGGTGCTAACGGCGAACCGTTGTACCTCGATGTAAAAGACTGCTACTATGGTGCAGCTGATGCTCCGGTAATCGTAGGTGGCCGTTACGGTTTGGGTTCTAAAGATACCACTCCTGCTCAGATCATTGCCGTATTCAAGAATCTGGCTATGCCGATGCCGAAGAACCACTTCACTATCGGTATCGTAGACGACGTAACCTTCACTTCACTTCCTCAGGAAGAAGAAATCGCATTGGGCGGTGCAGGTATGTTCGAGGCTAAATTCTACGGACTGGGTGCTGACGGTACGGTAGGTGCTAACAAGAACTCTGTGAAAATCATCGGTGACAACACTGACAAACACTGCCAGGCTTATTTCTCTTATGACTCTAAGAAGTCAGGTGGTTTCACTTGTTCTCACTTGCGTTTCGGTGATACTCCGATCCGTTCTACATACTTGGTAAATACTCCGAACTTTGTGGCTTGCCACGTTCAGGCTTACCTGCACATGTATGATGTAACCCGTGGTTTGCGCAAGAACGGTACATTCCTGCTGAATACAATCTGGGAAGGCGAAGAACTGGCTAAGAACCTGCCTACCCGCGTGAAGAAGTACTTCGCTAAGAACAATATCTCCGTATACTATATCAACGCAACTCAGATTGCACAGGAAATCGGTTTGGGTAACCGTACCAATACAATCCTGCAATCTGCATTCTTCCGTATCACAGGCGTAATTCCTGTTGACTTGGCTGTAGAACAGATGAAGAAATTCATCCAGAAGTCTTACGGTAAGAAGGGTGAAGATATCGTAAACAAGAACTATGCTGCCGTTGACCGTGGTGGTGAATACAAGCAATTGACCGTGGATCCTGCTTGGGTTAATCTGGCTGACGACGCTAAGACTGAAAACAATGATCCCGCATTCATCAATGAAGTAGTTCGTCCGATCAATGCACAGGACGGTGACTTATTGCCGGTATCTGCATTCAAGGGTATCGAAGACGGTACTTGGTATCAAGGTACAGCTAAATACGAAAAACGTGGTGTAGCTGCTTTCGTTCCCGAATGGAATGCTGAAAACTGTATCCAGTGTAACAAGTGTGCCTATGTTTGTCCTCACGCTTCTATCCGTCCGTTCGTTCTGGATGCTGAAGAGCAGAAGGGTGCAAACTTCGAAATGCTGAAAGCGGTAGGTAAAGTATTCGACGGTATGACATTCCGTATCCAGGTTGACGTTCTCGACTGTCTGGGTTGCGGTAACTGTGCCGACATCTGTCCGGGTAATCCGAAGAAGGGTGGCAAGGCTTTGACTATGAAACATCTGGAAAGCCAGTTGAACCAAGTTCCTAACTGGGATTACTGCGCTGAAAAGGTAGCAAGCAAGCAACATCTGGTTGACGTTAAGGCTAACGTAAAGAACTCTCAGTTCGCTACTCCGTTGTTTGAATTCTCAGGCGCTTGCTCCGGTTGTGGTGAAACTCCGTATGTGAAGTTGATCACTCAGTTGTTCGGTGACCGCGAAATGGTAGCTAATGCAACAGGCTGTTCTTCTATCTACTCTGGTTCAGTACCTTCTACTCCTTATACTAAGAACGAAAAGGGGCAAGGTCCTGCATGGGCTAACTCACTGTTCGAAGACTTCTGTGAGTTTGGTTTGGGTATGGAACTCGCTAATGAAAAGATGCGTGACCGTATCGTGAAACTGTTCAACCAGATTCTGGAAGGCGAAAATGCTCCTGCTGAAGCTAAGGAAGTATTGAAAGCATGGATTGAAAACATGTACGATGCAGACAAGACTAAAGAACTTGCACCTCAGATCGAGGCTATCATCGAGCAAGGCATCGCTGCCGGCTGCCCGATCAGCAAGGAACTGAAAGGCTTGACTCAATATTTAGTAAAACGCAGCCAGTGGATCATTGGTGGTGACGGTGCTTCTTACGATATCGGTTACGGTGGTCTCGACCATGTAATCGCCAGCGGTAAGGACGTTAACATTCTGGTTCTGGATACTGAGGTTTACTCTAACACAGGTGGTCAGTCTTCTAAGGCTACTCCAGTGGGTGCTATCGCTAAGTTCGCTGCTGCCGGTAAGCG from Bacteroides sp. MSB163 includes:
- the nifJ gene encoding pyruvate:ferredoxin (flavodoxin) oxidoreductase encodes the protein MTKQKKFITCDGNQAAAHISYMFSEVAAIYPITPSSTMAEYVDEWAAAGRKNIFGETVLVQEMQSEAGAAGAVHGSLQAGALTTTYTASQGLLLMIPNMYKIAGEFLPCVFHVSARTLASHALCIFGDHQDVMSTRMTGFAMLAEGSVQEVMDLAGVAHLSTIKARVPFVNFFDGFRTSHEIQKIEMLENDDLAPLIDQKALAEFRARALNPTNPVARGMAENPDHFFQHRESCNNYYEAVPAIVEEYMNEISKITGRKYGLFDYYGAEDAERVIIAMGSVTEAAREAIDHLMANGEKVGMVAVHLYRPFSAKHFLAAVPKTAKTIAVLDRTKEPGANGEPLYLDVKDCYYGAADAPVIVGGRYGLGSKDTTPAQIIAVFKNLAMPMPKNHFTIGIVDDVTFTSLPQEEEIALGGAGMFEAKFYGLGADGTVGANKNSVKIIGDNTDKHCQAYFSYDSKKSGGFTCSHLRFGDTPIRSTYLVNTPNFVACHVQAYLHMYDVTRGLRKNGTFLLNTIWEGEELAKNLPTRVKKYFAKNNISVYYINATQIAQEIGLGNRTNTILQSAFFRITGVIPVDLAVEQMKKFIQKSYGKKGEDIVNKNYAAVDRGGEYKQLTVDPAWVNLADDAKTENNDPAFINEVVRPINAQDGDLLPVSAFKGIEDGTWYQGTAKYEKRGVAAFVPEWNAENCIQCNKCAYVCPHASIRPFVLDAEEQKGANFEMLKAVGKVFDGMTFRIQVDVLDCLGCGNCADICPGNPKKGGKALTMKHLESQLNQVPNWDYCAEKVASKQHLVDVKANVKNSQFATPLFEFSGACSGCGETPYVKLITQLFGDREMVANATGCSSIYSGSVPSTPYTKNEKGQGPAWANSLFEDFCEFGLGMELANEKMRDRIVKLFNQILEGENAPAEAKEVLKAWIENMYDADKTKELAPQIEAIIEQGIAAGCPISKELKGLTQYLVKRSQWIIGGDGASYDIGYGGLDHVIASGKDVNILVLDTEVYSNTGGQSSKATPVGAIAKFAAAGKRVRKKDLGLMATTYGYVYVAQIAMGADQAQTLKAIREAEAYPGPSLIIAYAPCINHGLKLGMGKSQAEEEKAVKCGYWHLWRYNPALEAEGKNPFQLDSKEPDWAGFQDFLKSEVRYSSVMKQYPTEAAELFQAAEDNAKWRYNSYKRLSKGNWGADAE